The Anomalospiza imberbis isolate Cuckoo-Finch-1a 21T00152 chromosome Z, ASM3175350v1, whole genome shotgun sequence genomic interval CCATAGCCACTGATCAAAACTTAACAAAAAAGTCTCAAATATAAAGAGTTTAACTCCTTATTTGCCGTTTCTGGTAATTGTTGGAACACGGGCAAGTTTATTAATTTAATAGGATAGCTTTATTTTACAAAGGTATGGAAAGTTTACAAAGCAGTATATAAACTTATATCATTAGTTGCATTTGCACTAAATGTGATGTACTTTTGCGAtttattctgtaaataaaatgACACTACAGATACTATTTGTAAAGAGTATGTTTTACTTTTAGATAAAGGCACTAGTACTTCACTGTAGCTAGCCCTGCCCAATCTGATTTGTAAGAGGCTTTTTAAAGACTACGGAAGGAGTTACATGACTGAGAAATCATTATTAATGGACCTCTGAAAAAGTAACCTCAAAAGGCAGTAGGCCTCTCATATTGTCCTTGTGTGAGTAGCCATTAGATCCTTTTTTCTGGAGGGGATGTTGCTTTTATGGTTTTACACAATTTACCTTGTCTCTTGAGCCCATCCCTCTTGTCAGTCACTGCCAGGTCTGTGTGCTCTGAGTTCATTTCCTCCTGTTAACAGATCAGGAGTGTTAACACAGCTGTGGTGGTCTTTGCAGAAGCAGCTTCTGACTCTAGAATGGTTGTTTTGTAAGCTGAACCAGTTCAAAAGGCTGAAAATGCAGCAATCATCAGATACTGTTCTCTGGATATCTGCATCTGTTTGGAGAATTTGGATGTTGCCAAACTAGATCTGAAGGACATGACTTGATAGAGCTTGTACTGGGAATGAAGATGAGATGGTCATTGTTACTCTGTCTGAGAACCTCAAAATCTTTGATAAATTTATCTGTGAAAAATGTGATGCACTTTGAAAAAAACTTACCTTTTACTTAATTGGGCTGAGCTGGCTTATCTGAAGTTGTGCAGATTCTCTTTAATCAGATTGTCCACCTGTATTTTTGTCAAGTTGTACAGATAATGCTGTATTTGAATTGCCGCTGTTCATTTACAGACTTAAAACATGAATCATATTTTTGAGTACCTTGAGTGTGTAGAGTTGTAACTGTTCTATAATAGCTTTATGATCCTAATgataagttttaaaaattaaaagaagttGGCTCTTACATGTTACAATCACAAATTTAAAACcagtatttaaaatttaaaagtattaaaaattatgaagaaaaatCTTGGCTTCTCGTTGTTTTTAACATTCCAATGTTTGGAGAAATCTTACCTTTTAACCAACTTTTAAATAATGAATGAAGTTATATACAATATTCTAGTGCATGGAAAACATTTAACAGGAAAGCAGTTTACTTGTGTTACTGACATCACTTCCAGAGTATGTCAGCTCTTCATTTGTATGGAATAACAAGATTCTGGGAGCTTCCACGGGAAGAACAGCAGCCCAGGACTAAGATGTGCCAAAGCATACAGCTTTTCCAAGGTAAGAATAGTTTTTAGTAACTGAGATAAGCTTCCATGAGAAACTTTTTAATAGTAGAAATAGGGGGTGCCTAATAGATCGATAACAATCCTACCTTTATTTGTTACGCAGTGATTTCTGCTTCTTTATATAGCAATCAGGAAAACTGTAGCAACCTTACAGCTATGTGGGACTGGAGGAACAGTTTGAAGTACGCATTACTTGAACAGAAACAAAACTTAAAGCTCAGCTGTTTCAGGCCTCTTGTAATAGATTGCAAAAAATAAAGAGTCCTAAAGTAATCTCTGACCTTGGAGAAGGCAGCTATTTTACCTTGCAAAACGAAATctccccccacaaaaaaaagtcacatttcACATTCATGGTACCATAACTTATgtgcataatttaaaaattacatactTTCCAGTAAAGGGAGCTTGAGCATTTCTGTGTAACTACAGTATCATTTGACCCTGGATGATGATGAATAATTAGGGCTGTGACACGCAATTTACTGGTGTGTATTACTAACACTAATTATCTTCTGTCTCCGCCTTTGACAAGCTAAGTTTTGTAGGAGGAGAGACATACATTTTGTTAGAAGAAAGGTAGAAGAAAGGAACACACTTTGAGCTTTAGCAACGTGAAAGTGTCCTCAGCTGTAGCACACCTGCCTCTTCTATGCATGGACTACAGCCAGCATAAGGAAGCCTGGTACTGAGGATTGCCGCAATTTTCAGGGTATAATCTCAttctccttaaaaataaaaacttttttattatttattaatttggaTCAATCAATAGTTAGACCTATTGTCATGCACAAGACTTCCTAAACTTTTGTGTGCCAAGAGATAAGCCACAGATTGTACAAGTCTGTAGTCAGTGATTTTTAACCAGTGCTAAGAGTGGCAAAATATGACAGCAGCCCTGACAATTCCCATTTGCTGGGATAAGACTGCCACTCAACcgtggagcagcctggcacatgCAGCTCCTAGGAAGTTACGCCCTGTATATGAAGGAATTCCAGCTCAGAGACCCAGGACAGTGGGCTGTCTTGGTGAGGGCGAGTCATGCCCAAGTATGAACAGAATTGCAGGTGTGTTTGAACCCTCCCGGAAATACTCGTCATCAAGGAAACGAGCTGTCATGCTGGTGACgcctcactgctgccctgctggaaaTCTCTGCTCTGTCTTCAGCCTGAGGGTGCTCAAGTACCACCTCTGTACTCAAGGCTTCTCCACGCCCCAGACTGGAGCCTGCAGTACTGATCCAGTTGAAAATGTAGCTGTTTTAAACCTTTCGAAGCTTCTGAGAGTGGCCCCTGCCTTTAGTTGTTTCATAAAGCATTTGGGGTGGCAATATTTCTGACAGAGGTTGGAACACTTTAGCAGTGAGTAAAATGGTTGTCCTCTGTAAAGAACCTGAGAAATTTAAATGAGCTCCTTGATCTTTCCTGACCTTTATTTGACTGAACTGTATTTGAAAACTCTCAAATTCAATTCAAATAACACTGAATTATCATGGCAATACTGGGGTAACTAACCATCCTACTTTCAAGAAAGGTGCTAAGCAAAATCATCACTAATTCAACTAGCAGCTGCTAATTTGCTtgtaatacatttttaatgaaaaattgtgaatatttattttttaataaaaaatacttaacattttaatatttaatacagCTGTCAGCTGTGAGAAATCCAGTAATAAAAAGTACCTGGTAATTTACTTTCTTATTAACTAAGACTACCCTAACcaatttcagtgaaaataatGGAACACCATTAAAAGATGGGAAAACCACTTGCAAATGTTAATATTACTAGATTTTCTTCTACTTCTAACTTTGGTTACATCAGAAGAAACAGCCTCCCTAACAAGCACCTGTTCCTGTCACATAAGCTTTGGTCAAGAGGTGTACAGTTAGCTGCTCTTTTATACAGCAGTTTCTGTGTTTATGCTTGTGTGAGACAGCACCTCCTGCATTAAACTGTGTTAACTTCATCTGTTACTGAAAAGAAGAGTTTTGTATGGCTAGGTAGGATACGCAAATTGTGCTTTCAAAATCTTAAAGACAGCAGTGGGATCTGGGTACACAGAGGAATGAATTCCAGTAAGTCTGACATTTTTAGAGTGTTGGACAATAGGCTTTTTATCTCCCATGCAAGAGAAAGAACACTATGGGTATTAAcatttactgattttttaacAGTGCTGATTTAAAGTGTCCACTTTTGTTCATATTcacaagtgaaagaaaaaaacactcaGGAATTGCAACTGCCAAAACTGATATATAGTACTTTAttcccttctccctgttttgatttgcccacaaaaaaaaagctttttagaAAAACATCCTTTTCTAAAACACAAAACCGGTGCCTTAATGACCCAAATTTTCAATCACATTAGTCTTTTGGGGTCAATTTTCTCCAGGTGTACTAGAGGCTTCAGCTGCTCAGCAAAGTTCCTCATGTCATCAGAAACAATGTCCTGCCCGGCTGGCGCAACTACATTGAGCTCTACCAAGTAGGAGAGGGAGAGCGGCTCAATGCTCTCCGTGTTTCCTGGCATCAGTATGCGGAAGATCTTGTACACCACGATCTTCATGATGCCCTTGCGGAATACGTGCCCTTTGGCCACGAACTCGTGGTCCATGCGGAAGCCCATCTCCACCAGGAAGTCCGTCAGGTTGTCAGACGTGGCGATGTCCACGCAGTTGCGCACCAGCGCGTGGCGGTTCTTGTCGCCTATTTCGGGCTGTCCCAGATAGCGCAGGTGCCAGGGCATCCCGCTCTTGTCCATGGAGCGCCGGGCGCGCAGCACGAAGGGGCTGGCCTGTTGCCCCTTCAGCAGGAACACCATCTCGTGGTCCAGGAAGGTCTCGGGCTCCATGTTGTCGCACAACCCGCGCAGGCGGTGCAGGAGGCTCTCCAGGCTCTGGTCCAGCACGCTCCCTGCGGAGACAGCGCCACGACCATCGCCTCCCGCACAGGCCGAGCTGGGCTCCCTGCGCAGCGCGCccgcccccgcgccccccggcccgcccgTGCGCGGCGCCAGCCTCACCCGCCGCTGCCCGCGGCTGCCCGCGCTGCTCGGTACCGCGGCCGCCTACCTTGGAGCAGGTATTCCATCATGTTGATGGTGCCGCCCGTGACGGGCATCATGGTCACCGGCGGCGCCTCCATCGCGCGCTCCGCACCGGCCCCGCGGCTTCGGTGGCAGCGGCGGGcacagcggcagcagcgccccCTAGcgccccggcggggccgggggggctgcggatgcggctccgggcggggcggggccggcaccgggggcggggcctggggacgccccgcccccgcccctcACACGCCCTGGGCGGGTTTCGCAGGCGGAGCGCGGCTTCTGGGACCTCGGTTTGGCGTAGCGGACGAGTTCCTCATGCTGAGGGTGGCCTCCCTGGAGCAGGCtgccagggaggttgtggagtaCCCCTCTCCGGAGCCATTCAAAACCCACCCGGatgtgttcctgtgtcacctgctctggGTGACCCTGCCTCAGCAGGGGtgctggactcgatgatctccAAAAGTCCCTTCCAGCCGTAACGATTCTGTGATGCCgtctttctgtcttttattCTACTTTGCTCAAAGCCGGGAACCAGGAGGTAACCCACGAAAGGCTGGCTCTGTGATCATCAAACCTCTACACTATTTATACCTTTTAACAAACCTTTTAACATCAGCATTTGTTGGCTGTAAGTTGTACAGCTTTTCTCCTAATTAGTGCTCAAACCCTATTTTCTAGTTGTATCTCTTGCTTCTCCAAGAGAAGAGCCCTTTTAGTCTGCAGGCTGCTGGAATTACCTTCCCTCAGTTACTGCCCAGTCTTGCTGACTTCACTCCTGGCAGCTCCCACCCAGAGTCCATTCATCTTGGGAttgtcttctcttttcctcaaAACAAAAGATGAGCCAAGTATGCAACATTCACAGTTCAATTGCTTAATCATAACTGTTCAGCTACAGCTTCTAAttaacaactgaaaaaaaaaattgccaagtTTGGTTCAAATCTTGAGACCTCAAATCTTGAAGGGCCCGAATCTCAAAggccttgctgccagcctcACCTCAGCGCAGGGGGCACAGTGGAGGGCAGTGGGAGGCAAGCAGGCAAGACCAGCCATCAGGGGTCATGGTGGCTGCACCCACATCATTTTACAGGGACAGGTGGCACATGCAAATAATTCTGTGGAAAATCTCCACCAAAAATGGTCCAGTCTGTCTCACAGCAACAGCAAAGGGGCTGGTGCTCTGGGATGTTGCGGGTCAggcttcagctgctgcagcagaaggcagaaataTCATCTAGGCCTGGTAGGATGTGCGCCATTTCTAGGCAGAAAAGCCTGTTTTCAAAAAGTGATGGAAATGCCCAGTATGTACCAGCTGAATTTGCTCCTGTCAATACCCAAAATAGACTCATAAATGTGACATTTCTTTTAGCAGTTTTTTGTGTAAAAAACCTTTGTGTCACACAGCATGTGAACAGTATGTCCATTTTTCCTTTATCAGTATCTACACAGCGGTTGTATCCCCTGACACCCCCCATAAAAATGATATAAATACTGGTACAAGCCAAAGACCTGCAAATGAGAAATGGCATAACCGTGCCCTCCCAGGGCAGTAATGGTTTGTATAACCCCTGAGGTACCAGAGGTAGTTTGGAATACTGACAAGCAGGGGTGACCTGAGGGGTGCAATGCAATCCATGAGGGGAATATATATATTGCCATAGGAGGGAACCACACCCTAGGGAGCTGCCACAGTGGACACACATTGTACATACTCCCCAGATTGCAGATAAGAGGCCTGTGTTGAAATAAAGTAAGAAAGTAGTCAACAAAAGGTTTGAGTAATGGTTTTAAAAGCATTCCTAAGCTTCAAGGAGCaaaaaaaataggttttctCTTATATATGGATCAGCTTTAGTTAGTGTGGTCATCATACAGTTAGCATGGAAATAATATTGAGAAAGATAGctaagaaaagtaaaaaattagTAATAGAGTGTTTTAAGCATTTCAAGAGAGTTTTTTTCTGAgattcatttctctctgtggtgATACCAATTTTCTGTCCAGCTGAGGTGCATAACAGTGGTACTGCAGATGCCTCATAAAACCTAAGAGGATGTCAATTTTCTGTCTTGAAGTAAAAATTCTTTCAAATTCCACAGCTGTAGCTACTCTGAGTAGTTTTGCACCACCGTCTGACAAGGTATGCAGTAGTGCaatctggaaaataaatgttgtCCCAAAGTGGTCATCCCCCTGTAGTTCTAGAAAAAATAGGTGATCAAATGTGGCcccacagccacagcatctCCAAGTACCTTCACTGGCAGAGTAAAAGACAGCATagtcctgcagctgctgagctaCTGAGCTGCTTGTCACTGTGGGCTTGGAAGATCTGTGGTACACCTACATACCTTAAAGGTATCCTAAAGAAactttttctgcagctgttgAAGGTAAGATGCAGCAGATGCCAACAACAGGTGGTCAGACAGATGGAGGAgatggagagaaacaaaaatagaaatgagGGATAAACATGTTATTCCCAGCCCCCCACCTACATTCTGTTCAGCTGCTTTGAAAATCCATCTCACTCACCTGTCTTTGTCAGGGAAATGGGACGCCCGTGTGGGACCAGGCTTTTATCTCAGCTCTGTGTCATGTGTTAagtgctcagagcagagctctgcagggaaacCTCAGGTGAAATGAGTGATCCAGCCATGATCACATTGAAATAACACCAGCAGAAGGGAGGGTCAGCTAGACATAAACTGGATGAAAGGTTACTAAAACTCAGAATTTTTTCTCACTCATGTCACAGACTTGAGGTCCAAATCCAATTTTGTTACATCTATCaatcaaaaatgttttcagattaaGCATACAGCACTCTACATTCACTCATAGTAAATTAACAGCAAAAAATCTTCCACCCCACAAATCTGTGTGTTAGCTTCTTGAAATTAATGCAATGAACCACACAATTATTTAGGCTGGAAAACATCTCAAagtcatcaagtccagcctatGACTGAACATCACCTTGTCAATTGCACCATGGCAGTGAGTGCTGCGcccattttttccttaaacGCCTCCATTGATGATGACTCTACCACGGCAGCCTATTCCAATGCTTGataaccctttcagtgaagaaattcttcccaatgTCCAGTCTGACTCTCCCCAGGTGCAggctgaggccatttcctcttgtcctgtcatgTGTCACCTGTCAGAAGAGACGGATCAGTACCTTTCTATAAACgcctttcaggcagttgtagagagtgataaggtctctcCCAAGCCTGTGAACTAACTTTAAAGCCCTGTTTAAGATGCAAGTGCTTAACAAAATCAAATCTAAATTTGACTTGAGTCTCATGGGACTAATATCTCATACAACATGATTAAGTACATTTTAAAGGGGCTCACAAACTTCTTTCAACTTCTTTTCCTGGGACATAAAAGAAGCAAAAGCTCCTGAAACCTTAGCGTTTTCAACTTGCTCTGCTTTGGCAGACTTGAAACTTTCAAAATGGCCCATTTGTCAATGATATTTTCTGGGATTTAGAGGACAATCATGGTATTAAGTACCTTAATTAGTATATAAAGTCATTACTTTGTATCGCTGTCTTTGCTCACCTTGTGGAAGAGGAGATTTTTTCTTGAATGAAATAACTAGACTTGTGGTGGGATAGCCTTGGCAGAGAGTGAAATGCTCACCACCTCTTTAGCAGGATTAGAGAGAAAAGTAGAATGAGAAAGCTTGTGGGTCAAAGAGAAAGACAGGAAGATTGCTCCCTGGATTTTATCACAGCAGAACATTCTTGACATGTGGAAAATCAACGTGTTGCTGACTTAAAACAATGGGAAGTTAATGGGAGACAGAAGAACAGCAgaatacattttctttccccttttcccgAGGTCATCTTCATTCCTTCCCTGTAGGTTCCTCCACCTGGAATCGTaaaatcattaaggttggaaaagacctcaaaTCTTATCAAGTCCAATGGTTAACCTAACCCTTCCAGGTCCACCAGTAAACCATGTTCCTGATTGCCACATCTACACCTTTTTTAACATTGCCAGGGTCAGTGATACCAGCACTTGCCAGAGCAGGGCAGTCTGTCCCAATGCTTCTCTGCCCTTTCAGTGGAGAACTTcctcctaatatccagtctagccctcccctgctgcagcttgAGACTCTTTCCTCTTCTGCTCCtgcttgttacctgggagaaaagACCAAgcccacctggctacagcctcctttcaggcagttgtagagagccATGACATTGTCCTTGagcctcctttttttccagactagacacccccagctccctcagccactcctcacaggagTTGTGCTTCAGACCCTTCATCAGCTCCATTGCTCTTCTCTGTACATACTCCAGTACCTCATTGTCTTTCTCATGGCGAGGGACAATTACTCTGCCCAGATATGTAGTAAGCAATTTACATCATTATTTCATTGCataatttgtattttgaaaagTTGTTGAGAGAATTTCAAGGTTGGAACTACTCATTATGTGGTTCTGTGTGTTAACAGATAATTCAGGGGCTGAGTTGTATGTCAGTATTTGAGCGATCATCACAATTAAAGGGACTACATTAAGTTACAGCGCAGAGAGAGAAATCCATAATAAGCATCAGGTAATTGATGACCTAGCATAAGACTCAGTGTAATGCACATTATGATTTATTCCTCCCCACTTCACAAAGCAAGAACAGTTTCCAAGTGAGATATTTCAGTGAACTGGCCAGCCTCCTGGCTTGAGACTTTGACCCATTCCTAAGCTTGTATCGCCAAAGCAAAAACTAAAGTTGCATGTAATTTTCTATGCTATGTGCCTGTGTTCCCTGGATTTTAAATGCCAAATGTAGAGTGCATTTTTAGATATTAAAAGAAACTGCTATGAGGAGTTAACTTAGTGtagatattctcagttcagtcagagagaaaaagagaaggttttctaaccaggcgagagcctgggagacagttgggaaggAATGTAAATAACTCTCTAAactctcttgttgttcacattgtttatagatatgttgTGCCACCctgcgtcattcactgcacaccaatggtgtgagatgtttttactctaagaccaatgaaattagtccgcacgatgttctctatttatggagcagtgcatttgaaataaatcagaattcattctctttgcctttgacttggagtcttctcgttaccatcctgctctacagcgacaacTTAGAATTCTCTGTTCTTCAGACTTACTTACCCAGGAACAATTTTCATAAGGGAAAACCAAGATTATCCTACAAAGAGTATAGCTGTTTATCCAGAAAccctggcagcagtggtgtCACTCCTTTCGCCTTATAGACCTGTGTATTCTTTTTTCACTAAAGCATCTTTCAATAAAGCATCTTTTAGAGCCAGTATTCCCAAAACTTGAACTAATTTTAAATGTCTGGTGTTGTTAAACGGGACCAGCTCACACAAAGCTATGCCAGCTCTCACATAGAAATATGGCGAGTGAGATGGACTCCTCTGTGTACCATTACATTTGTATGTGGCCTGTTTCCAgtacctttttaaaaaacatttttaccCTTAGCAGCATCATTATACTTGTGCATAAACCTGTGCATTTAGTGGGTGTGGCCTGTGGgtgaaaaactgatttttcagcACTTTTGCCCAGCAATAAGTGCTGGGCAAAAGAAGGTAGCAACATTGCCCAGTTATTTTGAAGATGTGGGAACATTTTTAGGGCAGCTTTACACAGTGACTGCCTCCATGGAAGACCACGTTTCTGAGACTGTGGATGGAGTATGATGCAGCCTCTGACATACATGTACTGTAGTATTGCCTTCCATTTGCTCTTGGAGCCCAGTGGTTCATTAAGGGGACATAGGAAGAAATTCGGCAAACCGTGCTGTGGTACTAGGTGCAGAGCTAGAAGCTAGACTTCAGTGTCTTGTCTTGTGCTGAACATGATAGACTTGCCTAATTTTG includes:
- the MED18 gene encoding mediator of RNA polymerase II transcription subunit 18 — translated: MEAPPVTMMPVTGGTINMMEYLLQGSVLDQSLESLLHRLRGLCDNMEPETFLDHEMVFLLKGQQASPFVLRARRSMDKSGMPWHLRYLGQPEIGDKNRHALVRNCVDIATSDNLTDFLVEMGFRMDHEFVAKGHVFRKGIMKIVVYKIFRILMPGNTESIEPLSLSYLVELNVVAPAGQDIVSDDMRNFAEQLKPLVHLEKIDPKRLM